From one Culex quinquefasciatus strain JHB chromosome 3, VPISU_Cqui_1.0_pri_paternal, whole genome shotgun sequence genomic stretch:
- the LOC6049341 gene encoding trypsin-1 — MEKLPLLIAVVAAVASAKSIDIDSSQVQLIESIGIKWSQVQPIEDSDQYWARLPAEMQYLRKQEPDRRIVNGQEATPGQFPYQVFVNYQENGKSFNCGGSILNSNHILTAAHCVWRAESGIVIAGAHNRVIEEPTQQRISFAKVYYHADYNENTLVNDIAIIRLSGHITFNARVQAVRLPALGDNRQFAGLTGTVSGFGALCSGCSSPDVLRYVSNPIITNAECLEHWPNTMVQESSLCLSIAGERGACQGDSGGPLTVVDGGNTLQVGVVSFGRRCVDGAPSVYARVTYYLGWILHVMSL, encoded by the coding sequence ATGGAGAAGTTACCTCTCCTGATTGCCGTTGTGGCGGCCGTGGCCAGCGCAAAGTCGATCGATATCGATTCGTCCCAAGTTCAGCTGATTGAGTCGATCGGTATCAAATGGTCCCAGGTCCAGCCGATCGAGGACTCCGACCAGTACTGGGCTCGTCTTCCAGCTGAAATGCAGTACCTGCGGAAGCAGGAACCGGACCGTAGGATTGTGAACGGTCAGGAAGCTACTCCTGGCCAATTTCCGTACCAAGTTTTCGTGAATTACCAGGAAAATGGTAAATCTTTTAATTGTGGCGGATCAATTCTAAACAGCAACCATATTTTAACTGCTGCTCACTGTGTCTGGCGTGCTGAAAGTGGGATTGTCATCGCAGGAGCTCACAATCGTGTTATAGAAGAGCCCACCCAGCAGAGAATTTCGTTTGCAAAAGTTTATTATCATGCAGATTACAACGAAAACACTTTAGTAAATGACATCGCTATAATTCGTCTAAGCGGCCACATTACGTTCAACGCCCGTGTTCAAGCTGTGCGACTTCCAGCTTTAGGAGACAATCGTCAGTTTGCGGGCTTGACTGGTACCGTTTCTGGCTTTGGGGCACTTTGCTCAGGCTGTTCATCGCCGGATGTACTCAGATACGTTTCCAATCCGATCATAACAAATGCAGAATGTTTAGAACACTGGCCTAATACCATGGTACAAGAAAGTAGCTTATGTCTGTCTATTGCCGGTGAACGTGGAGCATGTCAAGGAGATTCCGGAGGTCCTTTAACAGTCGTTGATGGTGGAAATACTTTACAGGTCGGCGTTGTCTCATTTGGGCGGCGTTGTGTTGATGGTGCTCCAAGTGTTTACGCTCGAGTGACTTATTATCTAGGCTGGATCCTGCATGTTATGTCTTTGTAA